One Anas platyrhynchos isolate ZD024472 breed Pekin duck chromosome 2, IASCAAS_PekinDuck_T2T, whole genome shotgun sequence DNA segment encodes these proteins:
- the MC4R gene encoding melanocortin receptor 4 translates to MNFTQHRGTLQPLHFWNHSNGLHGGASEPNAKGHSSGGCYEQLFVSPEVFVTLGIISLLENVLVIVAIAKNKNLHSPMYFFICSLAVADMLVSVSNGSETIVITLLNNTDTDAQSFTINIDNVIDSVICSSLLASICSLLSIAVDRYFTIFYALQYHNIMTVKRVGVIITCIWAACTISGILFIIYSDSSVVIICLISMFFTMLILMASLYVHMFMMARMHIKKIAVLPGTGPIRQGANMKGAITLTILIGVFVVCWAPFFLHLIFYISCPYNPYCVCFMSHFNFYLILIMCNSIIDPLIYAFRSQELRKTFKEIICCCSLRGLCDLPGKY, encoded by the coding sequence CCTCTGCATTTCTGGAATCACAGCAATGGACTGCATGGGGGTGCCAGCGAGCCCAATGCAAAGGGCCACTCCTCGGGAGGCTGCTACGAGCAACTCTTCGTATCCCCTGAAGTGTTTGTGACTCTGGGTATCATCAGCTTGCTGGAGAACGTCTTGGTCATTGTGGCAATAGCCAAGAACAAGAACCTCCATTCGCCCATGTACTTCTTCATCTGTAGCTTGGCAGTGGCTGACATGCTAGTGAGTGTATCTAATGGATCAGAAACTATTGTCATCACGCTGCTAAACAACACAGACACAGACGCACAGAGCTTTACCATAAACATTGACAATGTCATTGACTCAGTGATTTGCAGTTCCCTGCTTGCATCAATTTGCAGTCTCCTCTCAATAGCAGTGGACAGGTATTTTACTATCTTTTACGCCCTCCAGTACCATAACATCATGACGGTGAAGCGTGTAGGGGTCATCATCACATGCATCTGGGCTGCTTGCACAATCTCAGGCATTTTGTTCATCATTTACTCTGACAGCAGTGTTGTCATCATCTGCCTTATCAGCATGTTCTTCACCATGCTCATTCTCATGGCATCCCTCTATGTCCACATGTTCATGATGGCTCGGATGCATATCAAAAAGATCGCAGTTCTTCCGGGGACTGGCCCTATTCGCCAAGGGGCCAACATGAAAGGGGCCATCACTCTCACTATCCTGATTGGAGTTTTTGTTGTGTGCTGGGCCCCATTTTTTCTGCACCTCATCTTCTACATCTCCTGCCCCTATAACCCTTACTGTGTGTGCTTCATGTCCCATTTTAACTTCTACCTCATCCTCATCATGTGTAATTCCATCATTGATCCACTTATCTATGCATTCCGGAGTCAGGAGCTCAGGAAAACATTCAAGGAGATTATATGCTGCTGTAGTCTGAGAGGGCTTTGTGATTTGCCTGGCAAATACTAG